The Ascaphus truei isolate aAscTru1 unplaced genomic scaffold, aAscTru1.hap1 HAP1_SCAFFOLD_1746, whole genome shotgun sequence genome has a window encoding:
- the LOC142476822 gene encoding phosphoribosyl pyrophosphate synthase-associated protein 2-like isoform X3, with the protein MVCTKYGHLRCRHFQCGRDGRSPAGNPGPGPRIRLTRGPPTAHTGRLGVELGKVLVYQETNREKRVQIQESVRGKDVFIIQTVSKDVNTTIMELLIMVYACRTSCAKTISGVIPYFPYSKQCKMRKRGSIVSKLLASMMCKAGLTHFITMDLHQKEIQGFFNIPVDNLRASPFLLQYIQEEIHDYRNAVIVAKSPSSAKRAQSFAERLRLGIAVIHGEAQDAESDLVDGRHSPPAVKNIAAAIHPSLEIPRTLPGGDTPEPHRPRSAQEITGSFPPCTHLTNLVTYT; encoded by the exons ATGGTCTGCACTAAATATGG GCATTTGCGGTGCCGCCATTTTCAGTGTGGGAGAGACGGGCGCTCACCCGCGGGTAACCCGGGCCCGGGGCCGAGAATCCGTCTGACAAGggggccccccacagcccatactGG GCGGCTGGGGGTTGAGCTTGGTAAAGTGCTGGTGTATCAAGAGACAAACAGAG AAAAACGCGTTCAGATCCAGGAATCCGTGCGAGGGAAGGACgtcttcatcatccagacggttTCCAA GGATGTGAACACCACAATCATGGAACTCCTAATCATGGTCTACGCGTGCAGGACGTCTTGTGCCAAGACCATCAGCGGCGTGATCCCCTACTTCCCCTACAGCAAGCAGTGCAAGATGAGGAAGAGAGGCTCCATTGTGTCCAAGTTGTTGGCCTCAATGATGTGCAAAGCTG GGTTAACGCACTTCATCACCATGGACCTGCATCAGAAAGAAATTCAGGGATTCTTTAATATTCCAGTGGACAATCTCCGAGCATCACCGTTCCTCCTCCAGTACATTCAGGAAGAG ATTCACGATTACAGAAACGCAGTAATAGTGGCCAAATCACCATCATCAGCAAAGAG GGCGCAGTCTTTTGCCGAACGGTTGCGGTTGGGAATCGCCGTGATCCACGGGGAAGCGCAGGACGCTGAATCTGATTTAGTGGACGGGCGGCATTCGCCTCCAGCTGTCAAAAATATTGCCGCCGCAATACACCCGTCGTTGGAGATACCCA GAACACTCCCCGGAGGAGACACGCCCGAACCTCACCGCCCCAGGAGTGCCCAAGAGATCACAGGTTCATTCCCACCCTGTACACACCTAACCAATCTGGTAACGTACACATAA
- the LOC142476822 gene encoding phosphoribosyl pyrophosphate synthase-associated protein 2-like isoform X8, whose amino-acid sequence MVCTKYGHLRCRHFQCGRDGRSPAGNPGPGPRIRLTRGPPTAHTGRLGVELGKVLVYQETNREKRVQIQESVRGKDVFIIQTVSKDVNTTIMELLIMVYACRTSCAKTISGVIPYFPYSKQCKMRKRGSIVSKLLASMMCKAGLTHFITMDLHQKEIQGFFNIPVDNLRASPFLLQYIQEEIHDYRNAVIVAKSPSSAKRAQSFAERLRLGIAVIHGEAQDAESDLVDGRHSPPAVKNIAAAIHPSLEIPTSEGAWAG is encoded by the exons ATGGTCTGCACTAAATATGG GCATTTGCGGTGCCGCCATTTTCAGTGTGGGAGAGACGGGCGCTCACCCGCGGGTAACCCGGGCCCGGGGCCGAGAATCCGTCTGACAAGggggccccccacagcccatactGG GCGGCTGGGGGTTGAGCTTGGTAAAGTGCTGGTGTATCAAGAGACAAACAGAG AAAAACGCGTTCAGATCCAGGAATCCGTGCGAGGGAAGGACgtcttcatcatccagacggttTCCAA GGATGTGAACACCACAATCATGGAACTCCTAATCATGGTCTACGCGTGCAGGACGTCTTGTGCCAAGACCATCAGCGGCGTGATCCCCTACTTCCCCTACAGCAAGCAGTGCAAGATGAGGAAGAGAGGCTCCATTGTGTCCAAGTTGTTGGCCTCAATGATGTGCAAAGCTG GGTTAACGCACTTCATCACCATGGACCTGCATCAGAAAGAAATTCAGGGATTCTTTAATATTCCAGTGGACAATCTCCGAGCATCACCGTTCCTCCTCCAGTACATTCAGGAAGAG ATTCACGATTACAGAAACGCAGTAATAGTGGCCAAATCACCATCATCAGCAAAGAG GGCGCAGTCTTTTGCCGAACGGTTGCGGTTGGGAATCGCCGTGATCCACGGGGAAGCGCAGGACGCTGAATCTGATTTAGTGGACGGGCGGCATTCGCCTCCAGCTGTCAAAAATATTGCCGCCGCAATACACCCGTCGTTGGAGATACCCA catcggagggggcatgggcaggatga
- the LOC142476822 gene encoding phosphoribosyl pyrophosphate synthase-associated protein 2-like isoform X10, which yields MVCTKYGHLRCRHFQCGRDGRSPAGNPGPGPRIRLTRGPPTAHTGRLGVELGKVLVYQETNREKRVQIQESVRGKDVFIIQTVSKDVNTTIMELLIMVYACRTSCAKTISGVIPYFPYSKQCKMRKRGSIVSKLLASMMCKAGLTHFITMDLHQKEIQGFFNIPVDNLRASPFLLQYIQEEIHDYRNAVIVAKSPSSAKRAQSFAERLRLGIAVIHGEAQDAESDLVDGRHSPPAVKNIAAAIHPSLEIPTPDFGR from the exons ATGGTCTGCACTAAATATGG GCATTTGCGGTGCCGCCATTTTCAGTGTGGGAGAGACGGGCGCTCACCCGCGGGTAACCCGGGCCCGGGGCCGAGAATCCGTCTGACAAGggggccccccacagcccatactGG GCGGCTGGGGGTTGAGCTTGGTAAAGTGCTGGTGTATCAAGAGACAAACAGAG AAAAACGCGTTCAGATCCAGGAATCCGTGCGAGGGAAGGACgtcttcatcatccagacggttTCCAA GGATGTGAACACCACAATCATGGAACTCCTAATCATGGTCTACGCGTGCAGGACGTCTTGTGCCAAGACCATCAGCGGCGTGATCCCCTACTTCCCCTACAGCAAGCAGTGCAAGATGAGGAAGAGAGGCTCCATTGTGTCCAAGTTGTTGGCCTCAATGATGTGCAAAGCTG GGTTAACGCACTTCATCACCATGGACCTGCATCAGAAAGAAATTCAGGGATTCTTTAATATTCCAGTGGACAATCTCCGAGCATCACCGTTCCTCCTCCAGTACATTCAGGAAGAG ATTCACGATTACAGAAACGCAGTAATAGTGGCCAAATCACCATCATCAGCAAAGAG GGCGCAGTCTTTTGCCGAACGGTTGCGGTTGGGAATCGCCGTGATCCACGGGGAAGCGCAGGACGCTGAATCTGATTTAGTGGACGGGCGGCATTCGCCTCCAGCTGTCAAAAATATTGCCGCCGCAATACACCCGTCGTTGGAGATACCCA
- the LOC142476822 gene encoding phosphoribosyl pyrophosphate synthase-associated protein 2-like isoform X6, which translates to MVCTKYGHLRCRHFQCGRDGRSPAGNPGPGPRIRLTRGPPTAHTGRLGVELGKVLVYQETNREKRVQIQESVRGKDVFIIQTVSKDVNTTIMELLIMVYACRTSCAKTISGVIPYFPYSKQCKMRKRGSIVSKLLASMMCKAGLTHFITMDLHQKEIQGFFNIPVDNLRASPFLLQYIQEEIHDYRNAVIVAKSPSSAKRAQSFAERLRLGIAVIHGEAQDAESDLVDGRHSPPAVKNIAAAIHPSLEIPSMFQLYFLLFFSV; encoded by the exons ATGGTCTGCACTAAATATGG GCATTTGCGGTGCCGCCATTTTCAGTGTGGGAGAGACGGGCGCTCACCCGCGGGTAACCCGGGCCCGGGGCCGAGAATCCGTCTGACAAGggggccccccacagcccatactGG GCGGCTGGGGGTTGAGCTTGGTAAAGTGCTGGTGTATCAAGAGACAAACAGAG AAAAACGCGTTCAGATCCAGGAATCCGTGCGAGGGAAGGACgtcttcatcatccagacggttTCCAA GGATGTGAACACCACAATCATGGAACTCCTAATCATGGTCTACGCGTGCAGGACGTCTTGTGCCAAGACCATCAGCGGCGTGATCCCCTACTTCCCCTACAGCAAGCAGTGCAAGATGAGGAAGAGAGGCTCCATTGTGTCCAAGTTGTTGGCCTCAATGATGTGCAAAGCTG GGTTAACGCACTTCATCACCATGGACCTGCATCAGAAAGAAATTCAGGGATTCTTTAATATTCCAGTGGACAATCTCCGAGCATCACCGTTCCTCCTCCAGTACATTCAGGAAGAG ATTCACGATTACAGAAACGCAGTAATAGTGGCCAAATCACCATCATCAGCAAAGAG GGCGCAGTCTTTTGCCGAACGGTTGCGGTTGGGAATCGCCGTGATCCACGGGGAAGCGCAGGACGCTGAATCTGATTTAGTGGACGGGCGGCATTCGCCTCCAGCTGTCAAAAATATTGCCGCCGCAATACACCCGTCGTTGGAGATACCCA
- the LOC142476822 gene encoding phosphoribosyl pyrophosphate synthase-associated protein 2-like isoform X5: MVCTKYGHLRCRHFQCGRDGRSPAGNPGPGPRIRLTRGPPTAHTGRLGVELGKVLVYQETNREKRVQIQESVRGKDVFIIQTVSKDVNTTIMELLIMVYACRTSCAKTISGVIPYFPYSKQCKMRKRGSIVSKLLASMMCKAGLTHFITMDLHQKEIQGFFNIPVDNLRASPFLLQYIQEEIHDYRNAVIVAKSPSSAKRAQSFAERLRLGIAVIHGEAQDAESDLVDGRHSPPAVKNIAAAIHPSLEIPSSPPCRETLDSHHSKEAQEQAALAQYCI; this comes from the exons ATGGTCTGCACTAAATATGG GCATTTGCGGTGCCGCCATTTTCAGTGTGGGAGAGACGGGCGCTCACCCGCGGGTAACCCGGGCCCGGGGCCGAGAATCCGTCTGACAAGggggccccccacagcccatactGG GCGGCTGGGGGTTGAGCTTGGTAAAGTGCTGGTGTATCAAGAGACAAACAGAG AAAAACGCGTTCAGATCCAGGAATCCGTGCGAGGGAAGGACgtcttcatcatccagacggttTCCAA GGATGTGAACACCACAATCATGGAACTCCTAATCATGGTCTACGCGTGCAGGACGTCTTGTGCCAAGACCATCAGCGGCGTGATCCCCTACTTCCCCTACAGCAAGCAGTGCAAGATGAGGAAGAGAGGCTCCATTGTGTCCAAGTTGTTGGCCTCAATGATGTGCAAAGCTG GGTTAACGCACTTCATCACCATGGACCTGCATCAGAAAGAAATTCAGGGATTCTTTAATATTCCAGTGGACAATCTCCGAGCATCACCGTTCCTCCTCCAGTACATTCAGGAAGAG ATTCACGATTACAGAAACGCAGTAATAGTGGCCAAATCACCATCATCAGCAAAGAG GGCGCAGTCTTTTGCCGAACGGTTGCGGTTGGGAATCGCCGTGATCCACGGGGAAGCGCAGGACGCTGAATCTGATTTAGTGGACGGGCGGCATTCGCCTCCAGCTGTCAAAAATATTGCCGCCGCAATACACCCGTCGTTGGAGATACCCA GCTCACCTCCCTGTCGAGAAACACTTGATTCTCACCACTCCAAGGAAGCCCAAGAGCAAGCTGCTTTAGCTCAATACTGTATATAA
- the LOC142476822 gene encoding phosphoribosyl pyrophosphate synthase-associated protein 2-like isoform X9, protein MVCTKYGHLRCRHFQCGRDGRSPAGNPGPGPRIRLTRGPPTAHTGRLGVELGKVLVYQETNREKRVQIQESVRGKDVFIIQTVSKDVNTTIMELLIMVYACRTSCAKTISGVIPYFPYSKQCKMRKRGSIVSKLLASMMCKAGLTHFITMDLHQKEIQGFFNIPVDNLRASPFLLQYIQEEIHDYRNAVIVAKSPSSAKRAQSFAERLRLGIAVIHGEAQDAESDLVDGRHSPPAVKNIAAAIHPSLEIPTHSGSGI, encoded by the exons ATGGTCTGCACTAAATATGG GCATTTGCGGTGCCGCCATTTTCAGTGTGGGAGAGACGGGCGCTCACCCGCGGGTAACCCGGGCCCGGGGCCGAGAATCCGTCTGACAAGggggccccccacagcccatactGG GCGGCTGGGGGTTGAGCTTGGTAAAGTGCTGGTGTATCAAGAGACAAACAGAG AAAAACGCGTTCAGATCCAGGAATCCGTGCGAGGGAAGGACgtcttcatcatccagacggttTCCAA GGATGTGAACACCACAATCATGGAACTCCTAATCATGGTCTACGCGTGCAGGACGTCTTGTGCCAAGACCATCAGCGGCGTGATCCCCTACTTCCCCTACAGCAAGCAGTGCAAGATGAGGAAGAGAGGCTCCATTGTGTCCAAGTTGTTGGCCTCAATGATGTGCAAAGCTG GGTTAACGCACTTCATCACCATGGACCTGCATCAGAAAGAAATTCAGGGATTCTTTAATATTCCAGTGGACAATCTCCGAGCATCACCGTTCCTCCTCCAGTACATTCAGGAAGAG ATTCACGATTACAGAAACGCAGTAATAGTGGCCAAATCACCATCATCAGCAAAGAG GGCGCAGTCTTTTGCCGAACGGTTGCGGTTGGGAATCGCCGTGATCCACGGGGAAGCGCAGGACGCTGAATCTGATTTAGTGGACGGGCGGCATTCGCCTCCAGCTGTCAAAAATATTGCCGCCGCAATACACCCGTCGTTGGAGATACCCA CGCACTCAGGAAGTGGCATTTGA
- the LOC142476822 gene encoding phosphoribosyl pyrophosphate synthase-associated protein 2-like isoform X7: MVCTKYGHLRCRHFQCGRDGRSPAGNPGPGPRIRLTRGPPTAHTGRLGVELGKVLVYQETNREKRVQIQESVRGKDVFIIQTVSKDVNTTIMELLIMVYACRTSCAKTISGVIPYFPYSKQCKMRKRGSIVSKLLASMMCKAGLTHFITMDLHQKEIQGFFNIPVDNLRASPFLLQYIQEEIHDYRNAVIVAKSPSSAKRAQSFAERLRLGIAVIHGEAQDAESDLVDGRHSPPAVKNIAAAIHPSLEIPNKKHIIDVSPP; the protein is encoded by the exons ATGGTCTGCACTAAATATGG GCATTTGCGGTGCCGCCATTTTCAGTGTGGGAGAGACGGGCGCTCACCCGCGGGTAACCCGGGCCCGGGGCCGAGAATCCGTCTGACAAGggggccccccacagcccatactGG GCGGCTGGGGGTTGAGCTTGGTAAAGTGCTGGTGTATCAAGAGACAAACAGAG AAAAACGCGTTCAGATCCAGGAATCCGTGCGAGGGAAGGACgtcttcatcatccagacggttTCCAA GGATGTGAACACCACAATCATGGAACTCCTAATCATGGTCTACGCGTGCAGGACGTCTTGTGCCAAGACCATCAGCGGCGTGATCCCCTACTTCCCCTACAGCAAGCAGTGCAAGATGAGGAAGAGAGGCTCCATTGTGTCCAAGTTGTTGGCCTCAATGATGTGCAAAGCTG GGTTAACGCACTTCATCACCATGGACCTGCATCAGAAAGAAATTCAGGGATTCTTTAATATTCCAGTGGACAATCTCCGAGCATCACCGTTCCTCCTCCAGTACATTCAGGAAGAG ATTCACGATTACAGAAACGCAGTAATAGTGGCCAAATCACCATCATCAGCAAAGAG GGCGCAGTCTTTTGCCGAACGGTTGCGGTTGGGAATCGCCGTGATCCACGGGGAAGCGCAGGACGCTGAATCTGATTTAGTGGACGGGCGGCATTCGCCTCCAGCTGTCAAAAATATTGCCGCCGCAATACACCCGTCGTTGGAGATACCCA ataaaaaacacatcatcgatgtatctccgccatag
- the LOC142476822 gene encoding phosphoribosyl pyrophosphate synthase-associated protein 2-like isoform X11: protein MELLIMVYACRTSCAKTISGVIPYFPYSKQCKMRKRGSIVSKLLASMMCKAGLTHFITMDLHQKEIQGFFNIPVDNLRASPFLLQYIQEEIHDYRNAVIVAKSPSSAKRAQSFAERLRLGIAVIHGEAQDAESDLVDGRHSPPAVKNIAAAIHPSLEIPTPRLPPLAPPPPSPSPPSPQPRPPPPPAPPLSSPPSPPSPLPSPPPSPLFLLPPYIPSPPSHPIPPPSLPPLFPSPPLPSRRIPTPSPPPLRKLPHLHRRGAPLCSTTLDLPCSTGVKEIIVSSPKCTGLCKCLTRLTLHTLCLFDIRFIA from the exons ATGGAACTCCTAATCATGGTCTACGCGTGCAGGACGTCTTGTGCCAAGACCATCAGCGGCGTGATCCCCTACTTCCCCTACAGCAAGCAGTGCAAGATGAGGAAGAGAGGCTCCATTGTGTCCAAGTTGTTGGCCTCAATGATGTGCAAAGCTG GGTTAACGCACTTCATCACCATGGACCTGCATCAGAAAGAAATTCAGGGATTCTTTAATATTCCAGTGGACAATCTCCGAGCATCACCGTTCCTCCTCCAGTACATTCAGGAAGAG ATTCACGATTACAGAAACGCAGTAATAGTGGCCAAATCACCATCATCAGCAAAGAG GGCGCAGTCTTTTGCCGAACGGTTGCGGTTGGGAATCGCCGTGATCCACGGGGAAGCGCAGGACGCTGAATCTGATTTAGTGGACGGGCGGCATTCGCCTCCAGCTGTCAAAAATATTGCCGCCGCAATACACCCGTCGTTGGAGATACCCA ccccccgtctcccccccctagcccctcccccccctagcccctcccccccttccccccagccccgcccccctccccccccagccccccccctttcctcacctccttcccccccgtcccccttaccttccccccctccctccccccttttcctcctccccccttacatcccctcccccccttctcatcccataccccctccctcactacctcccctcttcccctcccccccccttccctcccggcgcatacccaccccctcccccccccctctacgaaAGCTGCCCCACCTACACAGGCGTGGAGCACCCCTTTGCTCAACCACCCTGGACCTTCCCTGCTCAACAGGAGTCAAAGAGATAATAGTTTCCTCTCCGAAATGTACGGGATTATGTAAATGTCTAACTAGACTAACACTGCACACGCTATGTTTGTTTGATATACGGTTTATTGCATGA
- the LOC142476822 gene encoding phosphoribosyl pyrophosphate synthase-associated protein 2-like isoform X1, which produces MVCTKYGHLRCRHFQCGRDGRSPAGNPGPGPRIRLTRGPPTAHTGRLGVELGKVLVYQETNREKRVQIQESVRGKDVFIIQTVSKDVNTTIMELLIMVYACRTSCAKTISGVIPYFPYSKQCKMRKRGSIVSKLLASMMCKAGLTHFITMDLHQKEIQGFFNIPVDNLRASPFLLQYIQEEIHDYRNAVIVAKSPSSAKRAQSFAERLRLGIAVIHGEAQDAESDLVDGRHSPPAVKNIAAAIHPSLEIPTPRLPPLAPPPPSPSPPSPQPRPPPPPAPPLSSPPSPPSPLPSPPPSPLFLLPPYIPSPPSHPIPPPSLPPLFPSPPLPSRRIPTPSPPPLRKLPHLHRRGAPLCSTTLDLPCSTGVKEIIVSSPKCTGLCKCLTRLTLHTLCLFDIRFIA; this is translated from the exons ATGGTCTGCACTAAATATGG GCATTTGCGGTGCCGCCATTTTCAGTGTGGGAGAGACGGGCGCTCACCCGCGGGTAACCCGGGCCCGGGGCCGAGAATCCGTCTGACAAGggggccccccacagcccatactGG GCGGCTGGGGGTTGAGCTTGGTAAAGTGCTGGTGTATCAAGAGACAAACAGAG AAAAACGCGTTCAGATCCAGGAATCCGTGCGAGGGAAGGACgtcttcatcatccagacggttTCCAA GGATGTGAACACCACAATCATGGAACTCCTAATCATGGTCTACGCGTGCAGGACGTCTTGTGCCAAGACCATCAGCGGCGTGATCCCCTACTTCCCCTACAGCAAGCAGTGCAAGATGAGGAAGAGAGGCTCCATTGTGTCCAAGTTGTTGGCCTCAATGATGTGCAAAGCTG GGTTAACGCACTTCATCACCATGGACCTGCATCAGAAAGAAATTCAGGGATTCTTTAATATTCCAGTGGACAATCTCCGAGCATCACCGTTCCTCCTCCAGTACATTCAGGAAGAG ATTCACGATTACAGAAACGCAGTAATAGTGGCCAAATCACCATCATCAGCAAAGAG GGCGCAGTCTTTTGCCGAACGGTTGCGGTTGGGAATCGCCGTGATCCACGGGGAAGCGCAGGACGCTGAATCTGATTTAGTGGACGGGCGGCATTCGCCTCCAGCTGTCAAAAATATTGCCGCCGCAATACACCCGTCGTTGGAGATACCCA ccccccgtctcccccccctagcccctcccccccctagcccctcccccccttccccccagccccgcccccctccccccccagccccccccctttcctcacctccttcccccccgtcccccttaccttccccccctccctccccccttttcctcctccccccttacatcccctcccccccttctcatcccataccccctccctcactacctcccctcttcccctcccccccccttccctcccggcgcatacccaccccctcccccccccctctacgaaAGCTGCCCCACCTACACAGGCGTGGAGCACCCCTTTGCTCAACCACCCTGGACCTTCCCTGCTCAACAGGAGTCAAAGAGATAATAGTTTCCTCTCCGAAATGTACGGGATTATGTAAATGTCTAACTAGACTAACACTGCACACGCTATGTTTGTTTGATATACGGTTTATTGCATGA